In Ilumatobacter fluminis, the following proteins share a genomic window:
- the ligA gene encoding NAD-dependent DNA ligase LigA, giving the protein MTDPEARLDELRALVAHHNRLYHELDAPELPDAEFDALARELRALEEEFPEYAVPDSPTQAVGGAANTSFAPVVHAVPMTSLDNAMDADELRAWADRVARGLDGAAPTYVAELKIDGLAMSLRYEAGELVQAATRGDGRVGEDVTANVRTIADIPHRLAEPAGGMPAVVEVRGEVYMSTAVFDELNREYEAAGERPLVNPRNAAAGSLRQKDPAATARRRLSFWAYQLGQVDGGPEFTSHRQTLDFIGEIGFPVNPEIRGFDSVDEVAAFCLDRQEHRHDLAYEIDGVVVKVDDLAQRDRLGYTSRAPRWAIAYKFPPEERTTLLRDIQVSVGRTGRATPFAVLEPVFVGGSTVAMATLHNQDQVAVKDVRPGDTVIVRKAGDVIPEVVGPVVSLRPDGTEPWVFPTHCPACGNPFVRPEGEADTRCVAPDCPAQRDQKVAYWASRGAMDIEGLGEQMVEKLTAAGLVKDSADLYSLTVEQLVELERVGETSASNLVAEIERSKQQPLPRLLTALGVRHLGPSASQALAAEFHTLDAIREKSVDELAAVEGVGTVIATTVREWLQLDANQAFLERLRAAGLNFGDPEAARLAAEARAAIPQTLDGKTVVVTGAVPGHTRESAEEAIVERGGKSPGSVSKKTFALVVGEGAGASKLTKAEANGTPVVPAERFADLLDDPDGVVAELGNAD; this is encoded by the coding sequence GTGACCGATCCGGAAGCGCGTCTCGACGAACTCCGTGCGCTCGTTGCGCACCACAACCGCCTCTACCACGAGCTCGACGCCCCCGAACTGCCCGACGCCGAGTTCGATGCGCTCGCCCGCGAGCTTCGTGCGCTCGAGGAGGAGTTCCCGGAGTACGCCGTGCCCGACTCGCCGACGCAGGCGGTCGGGGGCGCGGCGAACACCTCGTTCGCGCCGGTCGTGCACGCGGTGCCGATGACGAGCCTCGACAACGCGATGGACGCCGACGAGCTGCGTGCGTGGGCCGATCGAGTCGCCCGTGGTCTCGACGGCGCCGCCCCGACGTACGTGGCCGAGCTGAAGATCGACGGACTCGCGATGAGCCTCCGCTACGAGGCGGGTGAGCTGGTGCAGGCTGCGACGCGCGGCGACGGACGCGTCGGCGAAGACGTCACCGCCAACGTGCGCACTATCGCCGACATCCCGCACCGGCTCGCGGAGCCGGCCGGTGGCATGCCCGCCGTCGTCGAGGTGCGGGGCGAGGTGTACATGTCGACCGCCGTGTTCGACGAGCTCAACCGCGAGTACGAGGCGGCGGGGGAGCGGCCCCTCGTCAATCCGCGCAACGCGGCGGCCGGCAGCCTGCGCCAGAAGGACCCGGCGGCGACCGCCCGGCGTCGTCTGTCGTTCTGGGCCTACCAGCTCGGTCAGGTCGACGGCGGCCCCGAGTTCACCTCGCACCGTCAGACGCTCGACTTCATCGGCGAGATCGGGTTCCCCGTCAACCCCGAGATCCGCGGCTTCGACTCGGTCGACGAGGTGGCGGCGTTCTGTCTCGATCGGCAGGAGCATCGGCACGACCTGGCCTACGAGATCGACGGTGTCGTGGTGAAGGTCGACGATCTGGCCCAGCGAGACCGGCTCGGCTACACCTCTCGGGCGCCGCGCTGGGCGATCGCGTACAAGTTCCCACCCGAAGAGCGCACGACCCTGCTGCGCGACATCCAGGTGTCGGTCGGCCGCACCGGACGCGCCACGCCGTTCGCCGTGCTCGAGCCGGTGTTCGTGGGCGGATCCACCGTGGCCATGGCGACCCTCCACAACCAGGACCAGGTCGCCGTCAAAGACGTGCGCCCCGGCGACACGGTGATCGTCCGCAAGGCGGGCGACGTGATCCCCGAGGTGGTCGGGCCCGTCGTGTCGTTGCGGCCCGACGGCACCGAGCCGTGGGTGTTCCCGACGCACTGCCCGGCGTGCGGCAATCCGTTCGTGCGGCCCGAAGGCGAAGCCGACACCCGTTGTGTGGCGCCCGACTGTCCTGCCCAACGCGACCAGAAGGTCGCCTACTGGGCGAGCCGTGGCGCGATGGACATCGAAGGGCTCGGCGAGCAGATGGTCGAGAAGCTCACGGCCGCCGGGCTGGTGAAGGACTCGGCCGACCTCTATTCGTTGACGGTCGAGCAACTGGTCGAGCTCGAACGGGTCGGCGAGACGAGTGCGTCGAACCTGGTCGCCGAGATCGAGAGGTCGAAGCAGCAGCCGCTCCCTCGTCTGCTGACCGCCCTCGGCGTTCGCCACCTGGGCCCGTCGGCGTCACAGGCGCTGGCGGCCGAGTTCCACACCCTCGACGCGATCCGTGAGAAATCGGTCGACGAACTCGCTGCGGTCGAGGGCGTGGGCACCGTGATCGCCACGACGGTCCGCGAGTGGTTGCAGCTCGACGCGAACCAGGCGTTTCTCGAGCGGCTCCGCGCCGCCGGGCTGAACTTCGGCGACCCCGAAGCCGCTCGTTTGGCGGCCGAGGCCCGAGCCGCCATTCCCCAGACCCTCGACGGCAAGACGGTCGTGGTGACCGGCGCGGTGCCCGGTCACACGCGCGAATCGGCGGAAGAAGCGATCGTCGAGCGCGGCGGCAAGAGTCCGGGGAGCGTCTCGAAGAAGACGTTCGCCCTGGTGGTCGGCGAGGGCGCCGGCGCGAGCAAGCTCACCAAAGCCGAGGCGAACGGCACCCCCGTGGTCCCGGCCGAACGCTTCGCCGACCTCCTCGACGACCCCGACGGCGTCGTCGCCGAACTCGGCAACGCCGACTAG
- the mnmA gene encoding tRNA 2-thiouridine(34) synthase MnmA: MKVLLAMSGGVDSSVAGALLLDAGHDVVGVTMKLWGGDSDTGCCSVSDVDDARRVAQQLDIDHLVFNFGDDFDRHVVDPYVRDHALGVTPNPCIECNRHVKFDRLLKRADQLGFDAVATGHHARIGRTADGRYTLERGADAAKDQSYVVHMLDQDALARTMFPVGSIDKSEVRRMAADRGLRTASKPDSQDVCFITSTGGRETFLGDRIQFRPGRVVDGDGVEVGRVESVEMVTIGQRRGIGLPGGGPKRYVVDVDVPSATVTVGDEQALLDTEVRVADVVWTDVPHDGPVLVQASAHGATHPADVTVSDVTDDVTDDGVVRVRWHRPQRRIAPGQSIVFYDGTDTRVLGGGIAV, from the coding sequence GTGAAGGTCCTGCTCGCCATGAGTGGCGGCGTCGACTCGTCGGTCGCCGGCGCGTTGTTGCTCGACGCCGGCCACGACGTCGTCGGTGTGACGATGAAGCTGTGGGGCGGCGACAGCGACACCGGGTGCTGCTCGGTCAGCGACGTCGACGACGCCCGCCGCGTCGCGCAGCAGCTCGACATCGACCACCTGGTGTTCAACTTCGGCGACGACTTCGACCGCCACGTCGTCGACCCCTACGTTCGCGACCACGCCCTCGGCGTCACGCCGAACCCGTGCATCGAGTGCAATCGGCACGTCAAGTTCGACCGGCTGCTGAAGCGCGCCGACCAGCTCGGCTTCGATGCGGTCGCCACCGGCCACCACGCCCGGATCGGCCGCACGGCCGACGGCCGGTACACGCTCGAGCGGGGTGCCGACGCCGCCAAGGATCAGAGCTACGTCGTGCACATGCTCGATCAGGACGCGCTGGCACGCACCATGTTCCCGGTCGGTTCGATCGACAAGTCGGAGGTCCGGCGCATGGCGGCCGACCGCGGCTTGCGCACGGCATCGAAGCCCGACAGCCAGGACGTCTGCTTCATCACCTCGACCGGCGGCCGCGAGACCTTCCTCGGCGACCGCATCCAGTTCCGGCCCGGACGGGTCGTCGACGGCGACGGCGTCGAAGTCGGTCGTGTCGAGTCGGTCGAGATGGTCACCATCGGACAACGTCGAGGCATCGGTCTGCCCGGCGGTGGACCGAAGCGGTACGTGGTCGACGTCGACGTCCCGTCGGCGACGGTCACCGTGGGCGACGAGCAGGCCCTGCTCGACACCGAGGTCCGGGTCGCCGACGTGGTCTGGACCGACGTGCCCCACGACGGCCCGGTGCTCGTCCAGGCGAGCGCGCACGGAGCGACGCACCCCGCTGACGTGACGGTGAGCGACGTGACGGACGACGTGACGGACGACGGCGTCGTCCGCGTGCGATGGCACCGCCCGCAGCGTCGCATCGCGCCGGGTCAGAGCATCGTGTTCTACGACGGCACCGACACGAGGGTGCTCGGCGGCGGCATCGCCGTCTGA
- a CDS encoding cysteine desulfurase family protein: MALTYLDHAASTPMREGAVAAMMPFFSGTYANPSGSHRFAREARRAIDEARDDVADVLGVAPGSVIFTSCGTEADNTVLAGVSGAAVCSAAEHHAVLHPIEERADGVVIGTDATGHIDLDRLADACRTPGVGVVSVMAVNNEVGTITDLAAVAAIVRREAPDAVLHTDAVQAPCWLDLRSIAPLVDAMSFSAHKFGGPKGVGVLTLAPGVAVDPLIVGGGQERERRSGTHNVAGIVGLATALVETDHDRATEQVRLTALRDRLVDAVTGSVDGVVETVPRDRKVAGSAHMCIDGIENEALLYLLDEADVCASAASACASGAMEPSHVLAAMGIDRRLALGALRLTLGHTTTDADVDRAAEVVVGAVRRLRARAS, encoded by the coding sequence GTGGCGCTCACCTATCTCGATCACGCGGCTTCGACGCCGATGCGGGAGGGTGCCGTCGCGGCCATGATGCCGTTCTTCAGCGGCACGTACGCCAACCCGAGCGGGTCGCACCGCTTCGCACGCGAGGCGAGGCGGGCGATCGACGAAGCGCGCGACGACGTCGCCGACGTGCTGGGTGTGGCGCCCGGCTCGGTGATCTTCACGAGCTGCGGGACCGAGGCCGACAACACCGTCCTCGCCGGCGTGTCCGGCGCAGCGGTCTGCTCCGCGGCGGAGCACCACGCCGTCCTCCACCCGATCGAGGAACGGGCCGACGGTGTGGTGATCGGCACCGACGCCACCGGCCACATCGACCTCGACCGCCTCGCCGACGCGTGCCGCACGCCGGGCGTCGGCGTCGTCAGCGTGATGGCGGTGAACAACGAGGTCGGCACGATCACCGACCTCGCTGCGGTCGCTGCGATCGTGCGCCGAGAGGCCCCCGATGCCGTGTTGCACACCGATGCGGTGCAGGCGCCGTGCTGGCTCGACCTCCGCAGTATCGCTCCGCTCGTCGACGCGATGTCGTTCAGCGCGCACAAGTTCGGTGGCCCCAAGGGCGTCGGGGTGCTCACGCTGGCGCCGGGCGTCGCGGTCGATCCGCTCATCGTCGGTGGTGGTCAGGAGCGCGAGCGTCGCAGCGGGACGCACAACGTGGCCGGCATCGTCGGCCTCGCCACTGCGCTCGTCGAGACCGACCACGACCGTGCGACCGAACAGGTCCGCCTGACGGCCCTGCGCGACCGGCTCGTCGACGCCGTGACCGGATCGGTCGACGGCGTCGTCGAAACCGTGCCACGCGACCGCAAGGTGGCCGGCTCGGCGCACATGTGCATCGACGGCATCGAGAACGAAGCCTTGCTGTACCTGCTCGACGAGGCCGACGTGTGCGCCAGCGCAGCATCGGCGTGCGCGAGCGGTGCGATGGAACCGTCTCACGTGCTCGCCGCGATGGGCATCGATCGCCGTCTGGCGCTCGGTGCGCTGCGGCTGACGCTCGGCCACACGACCACCGACGCCGACGTCGACCGTGCCGCCGAGGTCGTCGTCGGTGCGGTCCGGCGTCTCCGTGCGAGGGCGTCGTGA
- a CDS encoding class I SAM-dependent DNA methyltransferase, whose amino-acid sequence MQGYDRTTYGEAFADVYDDWYADVSDVGATARTLTELALDAAASDDVASVLELGVGTGRLALPLAADDRLRVVGIDSSEAMLAVLHAADTERRITTIVGDMVDDLPAGPFDLAFVAYNTLFNLTADGDQARCFGAVAERLAAGGRFVVEAFVPHEPAADGDVVGVRSMTADRVVLSISRQHADEQVAEGQFVEFTEAGGVRLRPWSIRYSTLQQLDGYADDAGMIVEARWADMSRTPHGPDHDRHVTVYRRPGDDHAGHATGAREDM is encoded by the coding sequence ATGCAGGGCTACGACCGCACGACGTACGGCGAGGCGTTCGCCGACGTGTACGACGACTGGTACGCCGACGTCTCCGACGTCGGGGCGACCGCTCGCACGTTGACCGAACTGGCCCTCGACGCCGCCGCGAGCGATGACGTCGCGAGCGTGCTCGAGCTGGGCGTCGGCACCGGCCGGCTGGCACTGCCCCTCGCCGCCGACGACCGGCTGCGCGTCGTCGGGATCGATTCGAGCGAGGCGATGCTCGCCGTGCTGCACGCCGCCGACACGGAGCGACGGATCACGACGATCGTCGGTGACATGGTCGACGACCTCCCGGCCGGACCGTTCGACCTGGCGTTCGTCGCGTACAACACCCTGTTCAACCTGACGGCCGACGGCGACCAGGCGCGCTGCTTCGGCGCGGTCGCCGAACGCCTCGCTGCCGGCGGCCGATTCGTGGTCGAAGCGTTCGTGCCGCACGAGCCGGCGGCCGACGGCGACGTGGTCGGCGTGCGATCGATGACCGCCGACCGCGTCGTCCTGTCGATCTCCCGGCAGCACGCGGACGAGCAGGTCGCAGAGGGTCAGTTCGTCGAGTTCACCGAAGCCGGCGGCGTGCGCCTCCGCCCGTGGTCGATTCGCTACTCGACGTTGCAGCAACTCGATGGCTACGCCGACGATGCGGGCATGATCGTCGAGGCGCGCTGGGCCGACATGAGCCGGACACCACACGGGCCGGATCACGACCGTCATGTGACGGTGTACCGACGACCCGGTGACGATCACGCCGGTCACGCCACGGGTGCCCGCGAAGACATGTGA
- the galT gene encoding galactose-1-phosphate uridylyltransferase: MSQMRLNQLTGRWVTIVAERAQRPTDFRPRSDFQPIDDSRACPFCPGNEEATPPALETFDADGNWQMRVVPNLYPAFQGDGGFAVHHEGPVHVMAEGTGLHEVFVYTPDHFSSLDALDDDHAADFMRALKSRFVQHADMPNIRYTQAIVNHGREAGASIAHPHGQLLALPFVPGEVLDEERAFARFAGGCLLCTTVEAELATGERVVAATDDVAIIAPYWSGVPYELLIVPRQHELHLQDSSDDTLAAVGRALRDATAFLNRALGDVAYNVGIHTAPHSHTGEYHWHVHIWPNLVTTAGFERGTGVMINIVPPEQAAAVLRDAAALTS, encoded by the coding sequence ATGAGCCAGATGCGTCTCAACCAGCTCACCGGTCGATGGGTCACCATCGTCGCCGAGCGCGCGCAGCGGCCAACCGACTTCCGGCCACGCAGCGATTTCCAACCGATCGACGACTCGCGAGCCTGCCCGTTCTGTCCCGGGAACGAGGAGGCGACGCCACCGGCACTCGAGACCTTCGACGCCGACGGCAATTGGCAGATGCGAGTGGTCCCCAACCTGTACCCCGCCTTCCAGGGCGACGGCGGCTTCGCCGTCCACCACGAGGGACCGGTCCACGTGATGGCCGAGGGCACCGGTCTGCACGAGGTGTTCGTCTACACCCCCGATCACTTCAGTTCGCTCGACGCCCTCGACGACGATCACGCTGCCGACTTCATGCGAGCGCTCAAGTCTCGCTTCGTCCAGCACGCCGACATGCCGAACATCCGGTACACCCAGGCGATCGTCAACCACGGTCGTGAGGCGGGCGCCTCGATCGCCCACCCGCATGGCCAGTTGCTCGCCCTGCCGTTCGTGCCCGGCGAAGTCCTCGACGAAGAACGTGCCTTCGCGCGCTTCGCCGGCGGCTGCCTGCTGTGCACCACGGTCGAGGCCGAACTGGCTACGGGCGAACGAGTCGTGGCCGCCACCGACGACGTCGCGATCATCGCCCCGTACTGGAGTGGCGTTCCGTACGAGCTCCTGATCGTCCCCCGCCAGCACGAACTGCATCTGCAGGACAGCTCCGACGACACCCTGGCCGCCGTCGGCCGTGCCCTGCGCGACGCCACCGCCTTCCTCAACCGAGCGCTCGGCGACGTCGCCTACAACGTCGGCATCCACACGGCGCCCCACTCCCACACCGGCGAGTACCACTGGCACGTCCACATCTGGCCGAACCTCGTCACCACCGCCGGCTTCGAGCGCGGCACCGGCGTCATGATCAACATCGTGCCGCCCGAGCAGGCCGCCGCCGTGCTGCGCGACGCTGCTGCGCTCACGTCCTGA
- a CDS encoding SRPBCC family protein → MRFEHDITVSVDIDATTADVWAVLEPIETHVDWMADAEAIHFRSDQTRGEGTAFVCDTKVGPIRLRDEMEITIWRPGAEMGVEHRGIVTGRGSFRLEPIDLDRRTRMIWTETLSFPWWMGGPIGAFVGGFVLERIWRRNLRTFRSLAEQPR, encoded by the coding sequence GTGCGCTTCGAGCACGACATCACGGTCTCGGTCGACATCGACGCGACCACCGCCGACGTCTGGGCGGTTCTCGAGCCGATCGAGACCCACGTCGACTGGATGGCCGATGCCGAGGCGATCCACTTCCGGAGCGATCAGACCCGGGGTGAGGGCACCGCGTTCGTGTGCGACACGAAGGTCGGCCCGATCCGGCTCCGCGACGAGATGGAGATCACGATCTGGCGGCCCGGCGCCGAGATGGGCGTCGAGCACCGCGGGATCGTGACCGGCCGTGGCAGCTTCCGACTCGAGCCGATCGATCTCGATCGTCGCACTCGCATGATCTGGACCGAGACCCTGTCGTTCCCGTGGTGGATGGGTGGTCCGATCGGGGCCTTCGTCGGCGGCTTCGTGCTGGAGCGCATCTGGCGCCGGAACCTGCGCACCTTCCGCTCGCTCGCCGAGCAACCACGCTGA
- a CDS encoding glycosyltransferase family 4 protein → MRVLMFTWEYPPSSTGGTAAHVDGLSHALTRLGHEVVVVTRRVVGTDHDTTIAGVRVLRADVDLPWLPDDVIAHTASGNHALVGTLSALGDWEPDIVHAHDWRVAWATDTAASLFGAPMITRFHGTERGRHGGHLSPGTAEQINRVEWWQANRSRRIIASTKLLVRDIVDGFELDPDSVRRIPGGIDPEWWRAAGPNEPTPSVRGGTVLAWGRVQYEKGFQVLAGAIAALRYRVAGLECTIAGRGSYLPELQSQIDLAGVGDLVDLVGFVTDNELRAAIHAAGCVVIPSLYEPFGVVALEALAGGAPLIVADTGGLAELVGGTGSALTFEPGNAADLADCIERVLTDRDLADDMIRRGAELLEATYSWDAIAARTVAVYHDALGR, encoded by the coding sequence GTGCGCGTCCTGATGTTCACGTGGGAGTACCCACCGAGTTCGACCGGTGGTACCGCGGCCCACGTCGACGGTTTGTCGCACGCCCTCACGCGGCTCGGCCACGAGGTCGTGGTCGTCACCCGACGGGTCGTCGGCACCGACCACGACACGACCATCGCCGGTGTCCGCGTGTTGCGAGCCGACGTCGACCTGCCGTGGCTTCCCGATGATGTGATCGCGCACACGGCGTCGGGCAATCACGCTCTGGTGGGCACGCTGTCGGCCCTCGGCGACTGGGAACCCGACATCGTGCACGCGCACGACTGGCGTGTGGCGTGGGCCACCGACACGGCGGCGTCGCTGTTCGGGGCACCGATGATCACCCGCTTCCACGGCACCGAACGCGGCCGCCACGGTGGCCACCTCTCCCCCGGCACCGCCGAGCAGATCAACCGCGTCGAGTGGTGGCAGGCGAATCGGTCGAGGCGCATCATCGCGTCGACGAAGCTGCTCGTACGAGACATCGTCGACGGGTTCGAACTCGACCCCGACTCGGTCCGACGCATCCCCGGCGGCATCGACCCGGAGTGGTGGCGTGCCGCGGGACCGAACGAACCGACGCCGAGCGTGCGCGGCGGCACCGTGCTGGCGTGGGGGCGCGTGCAGTACGAGAAGGGCTTCCAGGTGCTGGCCGGCGCCATCGCCGCGCTGCGGTACCGCGTCGCCGGACTCGAGTGCACGATCGCCGGGCGAGGCTCGTACCTCCCCGAACTGCAGTCGCAGATCGACCTGGCCGGGGTCGGCGACCTGGTCGACCTCGTCGGGTTCGTGACCGACAACGAGTTGCGAGCCGCGATCCACGCAGCGGGGTGCGTCGTGATCCCCTCGCTCTACGAGCCGTTCGGCGTCGTCGCGCTCGAGGCGCTCGCCGGCGGAGCACCGCTGATCGTGGCCGACACCGGCGGTCTCGCCGAACTCGTCGGTGGAACCGGGTCGGCGCTCACGTTCGAACCGGGGAACGCCGCCGACCTGGCCGATTGCATCGAGCGGGTCTTGACCGATCGCGATCTCGCCGATGACATGATCCGGCGCGGCGCCGAACTCCTCGAGGCCACCTACTCCTGGGACGCGATCGCCGCGCGGACCGTCGCCGTCTACCACGACGCCCTCGGCCGCTGA